Proteins found in one Candidatus Tisiphia endosymbiont of Beris chalybata genomic segment:
- the rpmH gene encoding 50S ribosomal protein L34, whose amino-acid sequence MKRTFQPSNLVRKRRHGFRARMATVGGREILRKRRAKGRKRLSA is encoded by the coding sequence ATGAAGCGTACATTTCAGCCGAGCAACTTAGTGAGAAAAAGAAGACACGGTTTTAGAGCCAGAATGGCAACGGTGGGCGGCAGAGAAATACTAAGGAAGCGCCGTGCTAAAGGTAGAAAAAGACTATCAGCGTAA
- a CDS encoding demethoxyubiquinone hydroxylase family protein — MARPDFTNSVDIIEEMVRVNHAGEYGAKRIYQGQLNYIKNQRDYITIKHMLEQEELHLQYFEALLIKQDIRPTILLPFWHITGYLLGSVSALMGLKTTMLLTQAVEEVIEKHYQTQIDYLEDNDIAQDLLANIKQFQLEEIEHKDIALEHGNEEILGISLIKNAIKSMCKLAIILSKKL, encoded by the coding sequence ATGGCAAGACCGGATTTTACTAATTCAGTTGATATCATAGAAGAAATGGTTAGAGTAAACCATGCAGGAGAATATGGAGCGAAAAGGATTTACCAAGGACAATTAAATTATATTAAAAATCAAAGAGATTATATTACAATAAAACATATGTTAGAGCAGGAAGAATTACATCTTCAATATTTTGAGGCTCTTTTAATAAAGCAAGATATCCGACCTACTATCTTGCTACCATTTTGGCATATTACAGGTTATCTGCTAGGTAGTGTATCAGCTTTAATGGGGCTTAAAACAACTATGTTGCTAACGCAAGCGGTAGAAGAAGTTATTGAAAAGCATTACCAAACTCAGATAGATTACCTAGAAGATAATGATATTGCGCAGGATTTATTAGCTAATATCAAACAATTTCAATTAGAGGAAATAGAGCACAAAGATATAGCTTTAGAGCATGGAAATGAAGAAATTCTAGGGATTTCCTTAATAAAAAACGCTATAAAATCAATGTGTAAATTGGCTATTATCTTAAGTAAAAAGCTCTGA